The Argentina anserina chromosome 3, drPotAnse1.1, whole genome shotgun sequence genome includes a region encoding these proteins:
- the LOC126789472 gene encoding mitogen-activated protein kinase kinase kinase 18-like, whose protein sequence is MNWTRGRTIGVGSSATVSLARFCDSGEIFAVKSASLAHSHSLQVEQELLSTLSCAQLVSYKGCNISTENGNVLYNLCLEYAPAGTLSDEVRRQGGSFSESTMRSYTRQILLGMEYLHANGIVHCDIKGRNILMTDEGAKLADFGCARRVNGDHGSYTISGTPLYLAPEAARGEQQGFPADVWALGCTIIEMATGQAPWPTLSDPVSGLYRIGFSVDVPEIPSSLSKQGMEFVSKCLRRDPLERWSASELLKHPFLLGEEEPCCWNSPTTVLDYDLWDLEKFDDMEWEQSTCSNSARERIRRLSEEKADTASLSGGMLSWACDGDWVTVRSNKEVDTLPQNVDQDYEDEATNTDSSASSIGLGLGTDNGSFRRDMKCGSLKASNSKCRENMYCVNSNFHNEEFWFFVHDIHPYLMMTICL, encoded by the coding sequence ATGAACTGGACTAGAGGCCGTACAATCGGCGTTGGCTCCTCGGCCACCGTCTCCTTAGCCAGGTTTTGTGATTCCGGGGAGATTTTCGCGGTGAAGTCAGCAAGTCTCGCACATTCTCACTCCCTTCAGGTGGAGCAGGAGCTTCTGTCTACTTTGAGCTGCGCTCAACTCGTGTCTTACAAGGGCTGCAACATCTCCACGGAAAACGGTAACGTTCTTTACAATCTCTGCCTCGAGTATGCACCGGCCGGCACACTTTCCGATGAAGTTCGAAGGCAAGGTGGGTCATTTAGCGAGTCCACGATGAGATCCTACACGAGGCAGATACTATTGGGGATGGAGTACCTGCATGCTAATGGAATTGTACATTGTGACATTAAGGGTCGAAATATTTTGATGACCGATGAGGGCGCCAAGTTAGCTGATTTTGGTTGTGCTCGACGGGTAAATGGGGATCATGGCTCTTATACAATTAGCGGCACCCCTCTCTACTTGGCAccagaggcggcgcgtggagaGCAACAAGGGTTTCCGGCGGATGTGTGGGCTCTAGGATGTACAATCATCGAAATGGCTACAGGGCAGGCGCCGTGGCCTACACTTTCAGACCCGGTATCGGGTTTGTACCGTATCGGGTTTTCGGTTGATGTGCCCGAGATTCCAAGCTCTTTGTCAAAGCAAGGTATGGAATTTGTCAGCAAGTGTTTGAGGAGAGACCCGTTGGAGAGGTGGTCAGCTAGTGAGCTACTCAAGCATCCTTTTCTTCTCGGGGAAGAGGAACCCTGTTGTTGGAACAGTCCCACAACTGTGTTGGATTATGATTTGTGGGACTTGGAGAAGTTTGATGATATGGAATGGGAACAAAGTACCTGTTCAAACTCAGCTAGGGAAAGAATTCGACGGTTGAGTGAAGAGAAGGCCGATACAGCGTCGTTATCCGGTGGAATGCTCAGTTGGGCTTGTGATGGAGATTGGGTGACAGTGAGAAGCAACAAGGAGGTCGATACATTGCCACAAAATGTCGATCAAGATTATGAAGATGAGGCAACAAATACGGATTCTAGTGCTAGTAGTATTGGGTTGGGATTGGGCACTGATAATGGTAGTTTTAGAAGGGATATGAAGTGTGGGTCTTTAAAGGCCTCAAATTCCAAATGTAGAGAAAATATGTATTGTGTAAACTCAAACTTTCATAATGAGGAATTCTGGTTCTTTGTGCATGACATACATCCCTATCTGATGATGACGATCTGTTTATGA